The Lytechinus pictus isolate F3 Inbred chromosome 10, Lp3.0, whole genome shotgun sequence genome includes a window with the following:
- the LOC129269931 gene encoding NADPH:adrenodoxin oxidoreductase, mitochondrial-like, translating to MFYSFVLELPRPKKRITELMLKTSKSSPSSQEKARQDAASGEWHLDFFRSPSEVLSSSPSGENGRVAGVKFNICKFENVNGEERLVQTGETETIPCGLVLRSIGYKSVQVDDFIPFDHQKGVIKNDLGRVDGIQGLYCSGWVKRGPKGVILSSLNDSIETAKCMLDDINSRIIDTTKPDGQDRILALLAERGKIE from the exons atgttttattcatttgttttagaATTACCCAGACCAAAGAAACGCATCACGGAACTCATGCTGAAAACTTCCAAGAGCTCCCCCTCCAGTCAAGAAAAAGCAAGGCAGGATGCAGCCTCTGGGGAATGGCACCTGGATTTCTTCCGCAGTCCCTCCGAAGTCCTGTCTTCATCCCCCTCGGGAGAAAATGGAAGAGTCGCTGGTGTTAAGTTTAACATTTGCAAATTTGAG AATGTGAATGGTGAGGAGAGATTGGTCCAGACCGGAGAGACAGAAACCATTCCTTGTGGGCTAGTACTCAGGAGTATAGGATACAAGAGTGTCCAGGTGGATGACTTTATTCCGTTTGATCACCAGAAAGGGGTCATCAAGAATGATCTTGGCAGGGTAGACGGAATACAAG GTCTTTACTGCAGCGGATGGGTGAAGCGAGGCCCTAAAGGTGTGATCCTATCATCATTGAATGATAGTATAGAGACAGCTAAGTGCATGCTGGATGATATCAACTCAAGGATTATAGACACCACTAAACCTGATGGACAGGATAGGATACTAGCATTACTTGCAGAGAGAGGTAAGATTGAATAG